Proteins co-encoded in one Astyanax mexicanus isolate ESR-SI-001 chromosome 1, AstMex3_surface, whole genome shotgun sequence genomic window:
- the LOC103046320 gene encoding enoyl-[acyl-carrier-protein] reductase, mitochondrial gives MMRRMMVTSLIQAELKFLGRSVSGQWWSRTQRPVHHCSGLVYREHTANIDTMRMEQLPMPGLNKRSVRVKMLAAPVNPADINMIQGTYPILCPLPAVGGNEGLGEVLEVGDEVNTLRPGDWVVPVDAGFGTWRTEAVCGEDDLITVPKDITVMGAATIAVNPCTAYRMLHDFHTLTPGSTVIQNGANSAVGQAVIQIAAAMQIRTINIIRDRPNCAELVKELQALGADYVLTEEEVMSSGLQHIFQEVPKPRLGLNCVGGISGGLVLSNLDYGGTLVTYGGMAKKPVHIPAKSLIFKNISLRGFWMTQWKRNHRQDKALLRSMLDSLCELVRSGYLRPPNCIQTPFPQYTKALHATVQPRQRKHVLIM, from the exons ATGATGCGGCGGATGATGGTGACCTCGCTGATCCAGGCTGAGCTGAAGTTTCTTGGACGGAGTGTGAGCGGACAGTGGTGGTCCAGAACTCAGCGGCCGGTTCATCACTGCTCAGGACTGGTCTACAGGGAACACACAGCCAACATTGATACAATGAG AATGGAGCAGCTGCCCATGCCTGGCCTGAACAAACGCAGTGTCAGAGTGAAGATGCTGGCAGCTCCTGTAAATCCTGCAGACATTAACATGATTCAGG GAACGTACCCAATCCTGTGTCCTCTGCCCGCTGTGGGTGGTAACGAGGGGTTAGGGGAGGTGCTCGAGGTGGGTGATGAGGTCAACACACTGAGACCCGGTGACTGGGTGGTGCCTGTGGATGCAGGATTTG gcacATGGAGAACTGAGGCGGTGTGTGGAGAGGATGATCTGATCACTGTCCCGAAGGACATTACTGTGATGGGAGCTGCGACCATAGCAGTGAACCCCTGCACTGCTTACAGGATGCTGCATGatttccacacactcacaccag GTTCCACAGTGATCCAGAATGGAGCAAACAGTGCTGTTGGTCAAGCAGTAATCCAGATAGCTGCAGCTATGCAAATCAGAACCATCAACATCATCAGGGACAG GCCTAACTGTGCAGAGCTGGTGAAGGAGCTGCAGGCACTTGGAGCTGATTACGTCCTCACAGAAGAGGAAGTGATGTCATCAGGCCTTCAGCACATCTTTCAG GAGGTTCCTAAACCCAGACTTGGGCTGAACTGTGTTGGAGGAATCAGTGGGGGTCTCGTGCTGTCTAATTTAGA CTATGGAGGCACATTGGTGACGTATGGAGGCATGGCCAAAAAACCTGTGCACATTCCAGCA aAATCCCTCATATTCAAAAATATCTCACTGCGAGGATTCTGGATGACCCAGTGGAAAAGGAACCACAGACAAG ATAAAGCACTTTTGAGGTCAATGCTGGATTCGTTATGTGAACTGGTCAGATCAGGATACCTCAGACCTCCCAACTGCATTCAGACACCCTTTCCTCAATACACAAAGGCGTTACACGCTACAGTACAGCCACGTCAGCGCAAACACGTACTCATAATGTag